A single Oryctolagus cuniculus chromosome 18, mOryCun1.1, whole genome shotgun sequence DNA region contains:
- the LOC100342339 gene encoding ubiquitin carboxyl-terminal hydrolase 29-like yields the protein MESMNGYTEPDKTPSSNVCHVPSAETFTTEEGSGTTFPQQLLGKSPMLAKQGLPEKKDRKRKTTLSSSLDTDEGFLEENESVPSKKFKKDSLKDLAKDGSSKHGPSLRTASPGNSPLDETVLSPQSVSDKSLLFPLEPERAQDDPQHDQDQLCLDSHPEQLQQGFPNLGNTCYMNSILQSLYAIPSFADGLLGQGIPWENIPSDVLIMPLSMLLALKDICNLETSQDLLRDIKNAISAVAEIFSGNMQNDAHEFLCQCLDQLKGDFEKVNTIWKTRREAGDENSPPELFAGDAATKVFVCPVASNFEFELQDYVICKACGQVVVVIEPGNCISINLHPKPKASPLSLQHCFDLFFTTEECERLCETCNHKKAVVMHKFGRLPRVFIVHLKRYSLSDTYALMKDDQQVLIPKYLSLSSNCNEDTRPPLPLDSNAPVLDPEVLNLTQEVISERVSPCTSSVKLTWQSSDSSVLHVAPDEDAEQNTPQRIWQARPKEKQQTDLASGSNLESKLGNARDREVREMEMLAAASVMNQGDISLLKICEDESNPINNPDRALEEVYCQEEPENPEPKDNEKTSTLVELDFDHVSESSKDLCDYEKHKISEGSRGVVEQLHESVTKDIVGMEKTIAKVKEPKRSMQMGDALHSYRLISVISHIGNSPCAGHYISDVYDFQKQAWFTYSDLRVAEIPEAMVQEARLHSGYIFFYMHNDIFEALVSKAEKSQLTSQQEEVFLPGE from the coding sequence ATGGAGAGCATGAATGGGTACACAGAGCCTGACAAAACTCCATCTTCCAATGTATGTCATGTGCCAAGTGCTGAGACCTTTACTACAGAAGAAGGAAGTGGAACAACGTTCCCCCAGCAGTTGCTGGGCAAATCGCCAATGCTTGCCAAACAAGGGTTACCAGAAAAGAAAGataggaagagaaaaacaacactGTCGTCCAGTCTAGATACGgatgaaggcttcctggaagaaaatgAGAGTGTGCCAAgcaagaaattcaagaaagattCCTTGAAAGATCTAGCAAAGGATGGAAGTTCGAAACATGGACCTTCCCTCAGGACCGCCTCTCCTGGAAATTCTCCCCTGGatgagactgttctttctcctcaGAGTGTGTCTGACAAAAGTCTGCTATTCCCATTGGAACCAGAACGTGCCCAGGACGACCCACAACACGATCAAGACCAATTGTGCCTTGACTCTCACCCAGAGCAACTGCAGCAGGGCTTCCCCAATTTGGGAAACACCTGTTACATGAACTCAATTTTACAGTCACTCTATGCAATTCCATCATTTGCTGATGGCTTACTAGGACAAGGTATTCCATGGGAGAACATTCCTTCTGACGTGCTTATCATGCCTTTAAGTATGTTGCTTGCTTTGAAAGATATTTGTAATCTAGAGACTAGCCAAGACCTACTCAGAGATATTAAAAATGCTatctcagctgttgcagaaatATTCTCGGGCAACATGCAGAACGATGCTCATGAATTCTTATGTCAGTGTTTAGACCAGCTGAAAGGcgattttgaaaaagtaaacaccaTTTGGAAAacgaggagggaggctggagatGAAAATTCACCTCCAGAGTTGTTTGCTGGTGATGCTGCCACCAAAGTGTTTGTTTGTCCAGTTGCTTCCAATTTTGAATTTGAATTGCAGGACTACGTGATTTGCAAAGCCTGTGGTCAAGTTGTTGTCGTGATAGAGCCTGGTAATTGTATCTCCATCAACCTACACCCAAAACCAAAAGCATCTCCTTTGTCCCTTCAACATTGTTTTGATCTTTTCTTTACAACAGAAGAATGTGAGCGCCTCTGTGAAACGTGTAACCACAAGAAGGCTGTGGTGATGCATAAATTTGGCAGGCTACCCAGAGTCTTCATTGTTCATCTGAAACGCTACAGTTTGAGTGACACTTACGCGCTAATGAAGGATGACCAACAAgttcttattcccaaatatttgagtTTATCCTCTAATTGCAATGAAGACACCAGACCACCACTTCCCTTGGATAGTAATGCACCTGTGTTGGACCCCGAAGTACTGAACCTCACCCAAGAGGTTATTTCTGAGAGAGTCAGCCCATGCACATCATCTGTGAAGTTGACCTGGCAATCCAGTGACTCTTCAGTTCTGCATGTTGCACCAGACGAAGATGCTGAACAAAACACACCTCAGAGAATTTGGCAAGCCAGGCCAAAGGAGAAGCAGCAGACTGACCTAGCAAGTGGCTCAAATCTGGAGTCCAAACTGGGCAACGCAAGAGATAGGGAAGTCAGAGAAATGGAGATGCTGGCAGCTGCCTCAGTGATGAATCAGGGAGACATCTCTCTTCTTAAGATCTGTGAAGATGAAAGTAATCCTATAAACAACCCAGACAGAGCACTTGAAGAAGTTTATTGTCAAGAGGAGCCTGAAAATCCAGAACCCAAGGACAATGAGAAAACCAGTACATTGGTAGAGTTAGATTTTGATCATGTTAGTGAGTCTTCAAAAGATCTTTGTGACTATGAAAAACACAAGATTTCAGAAGGATCGAGAGGCGTGGTTGAGCAGCTGCACGAATCTGTTACCAAAGACATCGTGGGCATGGAGAAAACCATAGCTAAAGTCAAGGAACCAAAACGAAGCATGCAAATGGGAGATGCTCTTCATTCTTACCGACTGATCAGCGTCATCAGCCACATAGGGAACTCCCCGTGTGCAGGCCATTACATCAGCGACGTGTATGACTTTCAGAAGCAGGCCTGGTTCACGTATAGTGATCTGAGGGTGGCAGAAATCCCAGAGGCCATGGTGCAGGAGGCAAGGCTTCACAGTGGGTACATCTTTTTTTACATGCACAATGACATTTTTGAGGCACTTGTGAGCAAGGCAGAGAAGTCCCAGCTAACCAGCCAACAGGAAGAGGTGTTCCTTCCAGGAGAATAA